The sequence GAGACTCTTAAAATACTAGTAAGTACATTCCTATATCGTTTATAACGCGCAACCTTGCTAGAATCATAACCTGATTTGATCACCTCTGCAAAATAAAGACTGCTTTTGTTGATTGAATTCTTCATTGATTTTGTAATCCAAGGTTTTCCTTTCAACACTGATTTTAGAGATCGTGGGACCATTGGACTATGTCTATTACAACATTGattaaaaatggagaaaaacgTATTGTAAGCTTCATTTACCGTATACGCGGATACGAATACGATGATGCGATGCGTGCATGATGACGAATGTTGGTCGTACTGTGAATATGAGTACTCACTTTCGAGCACTTTGACAGGATTTTTACGACAGTTGTTTTCAACGCTTACGTGTTCATGACAgcataataattattattaaatatttatatttccatCTGgtggtaaaaatatttttttttcaagattaaGTGTACTGTCGCTGTTCTTATATAAAATACAAAGGATGGACACAAACCGGGCacccgaaaaaaaaaaactgctctgtaCGTCAATCAAGTTCAAGCGGCAACTGCATGTCATTGGACAAATGACTCATCGCCGATTGGCCCTCCCTGACACACACTCTTTTACTTTaaattcgattttttttcttttaaattaatttttgagcATTCTGTTTGTACTCTTAGTATTAATGCTGCCACAGTATGTGACCTtcaatatcattattattatccctatctttattattattatttacccACTGTCTATATCTGCGGTTTGACTCCTTTCGTTCATTTATTgcagttttaatttctttaTCAAACCATGGCCTTGTagtacttttgataattttcttgacaataGCTTTATGACAAGCAGTGACAGTATTATCTAACCAGTGTTTCCAAATTTTATCACAGGCAGTCTGTTTATTGTTTTCACTCGTAGCTAACTTGACAACATCATTAACCTTTGGTAACAGCGTCTGAATAAGCACAATGTATAGCTTATATTATACTTTACAGATCATTGTGACCGGATTCGTCGGTGTGATGTCGACATATCGCAAAAGAAATTTTGCTGTAATATTCCTCCTTCGATATTGAAACTCTAAAACTGAACCTCTGACTCATTATTCACTTGGTGTTTATCAACTCTAAAAGCAGAGTCACGTCGCACAGAATGGGAAAGGTGAGGTTCAAATAAACCATTTGCAATGTGTAATTGAAGCCCTGTGTGCCTTGGAGGCAGTTCATAAAACGGTCACGTGACGTCATTCGCCCAATACAGTGACTTGCGTTTTCTCAATAGCTAAGACGGCGTGAGAATAACACTCAACTGAGTAAAAGAGAGTTGATAAGAGAGCTCGCGAGAGAGTGTGCCACGAATTATACTGGCGCTTGGTCGTATCTGGAGTTACGGCTAATCACATCAAGCTGTTTTGAAAGACAGACAAGCACAGGAATGAAGATACGCCACAGCAAAATAGAACCGCCCCAGGGTACGGGGAAGCTGCTTTATCGAACAAGAGTATATTGAAAATGGGGGAGGTGCACTGGGGGTGCGGTCACTGTACGCATATTTACCAGCATAAATATGGACGCTGTTGATGAAACCGAAAACCTCCCATTTCCCTATAGGCCTAACTGTGTATCGGCAGTGTAGGCTGGCCATTGATTAAGAAACACCGCTTTAATTGTCAAAATTAGGTAACAATGAAATCTATAGTCTAATTCTTAAGTCTCTTTAGTGTTCTGATAGatcaataaattttcattgagtaTAAACGTCACGAAATCGATAGCCTAAAACCTTTGACATCAACAATTTTAAGATCGTTGCGTCCTGAAACTGTCACGTACAGCCCTACAAAGAATTCTAAACGTCATGTTTTTGGCAACTTTTCTCCATCCGCTAGTAttttacagataaatatcccctGTGAAGAATGGAGCTATGGATTCGTTCATAAAATGGAGTTCATAACGATAGAAAGATGATAATAAAATCACACATATTAAAGTAAACATAAACATCGAAGGGACAGGAAATGAGTGATTGAATAAGAGAATGGAACAGATAGACGGTCAGGAAAGACGGACATACAGGTGAACGGATAGACAGGTAGACAGACAAACAGTAAGCGGGTGTACGGACgatcagatagatagatagataaatagatagatggatagatagatagatagatagatagatagatagatacatacatacatacatacatacatacatacatacatacatacatacatacatacatacacacacacaaacacacatacatacacacacacacacacacacacacacacacacatacatacatacatacatacatacatacatacatacatacatacatacatacatacatacatacatacatacatacataggtaggtaggtaggtaggtaggtagatactATAGGCAGACAAATACGAATGCTAGATTACAGATAATAAAACATACAATTAGCAAGACTAATACAGATACAGGACATGGAAGTAGTGGACTGGGATAAATCCTCTACATATTTCCTCATCCACAGTTGACTGCCTTCCTTGTGCTCAGCGTGATCGCAGTGATAGTGGTGTTCACAGCCTGGGTGCGGACAGCTACTGCTATCAGAATGGACATGAAGATATTATatgttatagcccaaacatgggactatgtgcccgagggtaggtgaccatttgctcGACGTAacgagggcaaattgtctcctgcccaGAGGATACATAGTCCCTGTTttggctataatgtttttattacatgtccctcttacacagttttcactgaaaatattcaaatttattggcaaatgataatcaaatgcttttatttccatcttagacgaaaaaccgttaaaaatggaacgatttttaCCATGGAATGgcatattgatatatttaaactactgttatgcggtttatcattttttcagtaaattttcaaaaaccggatttcctatgcaaaacatgaaatttcaacatttttacatccaaaagttgtcaagttgaaaatagttccggttcactttcagtccagtgatgactatgcggcccgcgacgtcatcaacgagttaccattgaatcttatggagcgcgcgacgttcgatatacgaggcatgtaataaactgTGACGACGACTATGAGCCATACTCTGATGAAGACTACTTTTCAGACTCTGGCAAACATTGAAGACGATCTCCGGGGATGGCTTCACGACCTCGAAGACGAAGAATCCCCACAATTTTGATGACATGAAAGGTATGATTCCTGACAGCTTGGAAGAAGTGTTGGAAGAATTCGAGGAGTTGAAAGATATGGAAGACGGTGAATGGCAAGAATGGATCGACGACTTTATGAATGAAGGAGGTAAAGAAGAAGAATATGATAGGGAGTGGGAAGGCGAAGAAGATGGCGACGAAGCTGAAACACGTAGACGTCCAggtatttatctatttgtttgTTAAGTATGTAAGTAGGAAATGAGTGATGGATAACTAATTATACTAATTATAGGTGAGTGTCAGTTACTTCTACTTTTTAGTCAGTCATCTAGATAAATCCTGGCTTCGACATTTGACAGTCTTCTGCCTTCTTTACCTAAATACCTAGTACGTAAGCACTAAAGCAAGTGACGTGGAATACACGTTTTCCAGCAATCGAGAGCGAAAGGCTCGAGAACAAGTGCTGAAGGCACGAAGTGCAAGCGACTGGCCGAAAAAGGCCACAACGCCAAAAGTGCATGGTTGTCGATAATAATATGGTTAGGTTGGTCGTTGGTTGAGTTAGTAACTTAAGTTATTTATTGcttttttgttcatttaaattGTATCTACCTCGTTATTCTTCTGGTTTTACTTTGTTCCTGCTTTGGGCGTCTCCAATTCCATGTCTCTGTTTGAGTTTAGGGCTTGTAGCTTGTCAAGATCATGACCGATGCAAATGATCGACTGAAATATTCTTGTGTAAGTAAAAGGAACTTGTTACATTTACATTTGGTTCAAGTCTTAAAGTCTATTATGCTGATATTACAGAAATCGGATATTTGACAGGGAGCTCAGAAAAGAGAAACAAGACCTGCAAAGCCAATCATCATTTTGCTCGTGATAATCGAATATTTACTTGTGTTTCTCACGATTTATTATCTTGCTTCTCATCAGAACATGAACCCAGACCAGGTGATCACCACGAGACAGATTCCAAAGAAGGTAGCCACGAGAATAGCGAAGACTGGCACGAGGGAAAAGACTGGTTTGGTTGGCATGGCAGCGATGGAGACAGCTATTAAGACAAGAAGGAGGAAGATGAGCTGAAGAGTAGCTTCCGAACAAGCATTGCTATGTTCTCTGTGACAATGATATTGGCCTTTGTCGAAGTTATCTTGGTATTCGCGGCTGCGGTGTCGGCTTAATGCGGTCTCTGTAAGACATTATCCCATGAGGTGAGTTTGTTAGTCTTgtctttagggactggtcagtttcttcggcctggggggggggggcggtggattattttttgccgacgtcaaaaagtggctgacccccctattccaaattttgacaacagggtgaccccccccccttattccaaatttcgaaaacagggtgaccccccctggggcgcgacataggtaaataaaaggtggacataacgtcatatatatatatgtatatatatatatatatatatatatatatatatatatatatatatatatatatatataggtaaaataaaaggtggacatgtcgatatatatatatatatatatatatgtatatatatatatatatatatatatatatatatgtatgtattatatttacattttacataccggtatatttatattttaa comes from Ptychodera flava strain L36383 chromosome 8, AS_Pfla_20210202, whole genome shotgun sequence and encodes:
- the LOC139138118 gene encoding high mobility group nucleosome-binding domain-containing protein 5-like yields the protein MKGMIPDSLEEVLEEFEELKDMEDGEWQEWIDDFMNEGGKEEEYDREWEGEEDGDEAETRRRPEHEPRPGDHHETDSKEGSHENSEDWHEGKDWFGWHGSDGDSY